One genomic segment of Myripristis murdjan chromosome 20, fMyrMur1.1, whole genome shotgun sequence includes these proteins:
- the LOC115379184 gene encoding NACHT, LRR and PYD domains-containing protein 1b allele 3-like has translation MASLSFTAKSKERTQQKRSQSLPAVTSQHSFKWFTPEISDDENSEIYRFQCTSPGLYQCSVTGLVFNMEGEGDVTYRIVHWDQRLLTQHHKKPAGPLFDIRCQQQSVCQLHLPHCEIRSTGACLFLSVAHVTDEGTDFILPHEITETHVVINITGFSWFGLVKNKILPRYPIRAVVLLFYTPPVDPDPTSPLYVLLLPGNVVISDVQNQRKKRNADETYIETPPHCKLQPNQEYTLSTSPEDESVFIQPKKAEFDNKIDNYLCHFKVTLGQIRRNVHLSLTDSNSSLCVWEGRVDLPSAAIRKPQGQSADKHLFSIRKAFIDRVSGPVLQSLLDRLLEKRVINDSEKEEAHGMQNRADKARFVFDTVRNKGEAARSEMITFLCEENQYLSKTLGLM, from the coding sequence ATGGCATCACTGAGTTTCACCGCGAAGAGCAAGGAACGTACACAACAAAAGCGATCTCAGAGTTTACCTGCTGTCACGTCACAGCACAGCTTTAAGTGGTTCACGCCTGAGATCTCTGAtgatgaaaacagtgaaatctaCAGGTTCCAGTGCACCAGTCCAGGCCTGTACCAGTGCAGTGTGACAGGCCTGGTGTTTAAcatggagggagaaggggatGTGACTTACAGGATCGTCCACTGGGACCAGAGGCTGCTCACCCAGCATCACAAGAAGCCTGCAGGACCACTGTTTGACATCAGATGCCAGCAGCAGTCTGTCTGCCAGCTTCATCTCCCACATTGTGAGATCAGATCTACAGGTGCATGTCTGTTCTTGTCAGTGGCTCATGTGACTGACGAGGGCACTGATTTCATCCTTCCACATGAGATAACAGAAACTCATGTTGTTATCAACATCACTGGATTTTCTTGGTTTGGTCTCGTCAAGAATAAAATCTTGCCCCGTTATCCGATCAGGGCGGTGGTGCTGCTGTTCTACACTCCTCCAGTTGATCCTGATCCTACATCTCCCCTTTATGTGTTGTTGCTGCCTGGAAACGTTGTGATCAGTGACGTTCAGAaccaaaggaagaaaagaaatgcagaTGAGACGTACATAGAGACACCACCTCACTGTAAACTCCAGCCAAATCAGGAGTACACGCTGTCCACGTCTCCTGAGGATGAATCAGTTTTTATACAGCCAAAGAAGGCAGAATTTGACAACAAAATCGATAActatttgtgtcattttaaagTGACTTTAGGACAAATCAGGAGAAATGTTCATCTGTCTCTCACAGACAGTAACAGCTCCCTCTGTGTATGGGAAGGGCGAGTTGATCTTCCATCAGCTGCCATAAGGAAGCCCCAGGGTCAGAGTGCCGACAAACATTTGTTCTCTATCCGGAAAGCCTTCATCGACAGAGTATCAGGACCTGTGCTCCAAAGTCTGTTGGACAGGCTTTTAGAGAAACGGGTGATAAATGACTCTGAGAAGGAGGAAGCACATGGgatgcagaacagagcagacaaGGCTCGTTTTGTCTTCGACACGGTGAGGAACAAAGGAGAAGCTGCTCGTTCAGAGATGATCACATTTCTCTGTGAGGAAAACCAGTACCTCTCTAAAACCCTTGGGttgatgtga